Sequence from the Candidatus Woesearchaeota archaeon genome:
TATCACTGCGTTGCTTCCAACTATGAATTCAACTGGCTTATACTCCCTGTCCGGGTCAATTATCCCGCAGTTGTCTGCCTCAAATCCTATTGAAGTGTCAAATATCACTCCGTCCCTCAGGGAAGCCACAAAATCAATCTTCACAAGGTCTCCTGCCTTAACCTTTGGGAGACTGCAGTTGTTTTCTTCCTTATTTCCGTTTGCCATAAAAATATCACCTCATAAGCATTATTAATAATAGCTTCCGCTCCTGTTCAGGCGCACATAGGTTGTAAATCCTTTTTCCGCATATTTTTCCAGAATCGCCTTTATTTCAGGATGCATGCCGTTGCCGTTCATCATCTTTGCAAGCTCATAAACATCAGGGATTGCAATCTTCTCCCAAAGCCCTATTGCCTTTATTGTATTCACGAATTCTTCCCTGTTTGAATCCTCTTTTTTTGGAAAGGAAAGCCGGGGATAATTTTTTACAAACGCCCTTACCCCTGAGCCGTATATCATGTTCACATTGTTCCTCTCTGCAAATTCCCTGAGCCGTTCCTTGAGATTCTCGCTTTCATCAGTAAGCTCCTTGATTTTCTCAGAAACCTCGGAATACTTGTTCACAAGCTTCACGCCGTCATCATCAAGATACTCCTCTGCCGGCTTTTTTTCAATGGAATAAAGATGCTTGAAATTAGGGCACATAGGGCGGAATTCGCACCAGCTGCACAGGGCAGACATCTTTGGCGGGAATTCAGTGCACGCCTCAGCATCCTTTATCAGTTCAAGCACTTCCTTTCTGAGATTTTCAAGCTGCTCCTCATTCCTCTCAGAGCGCAGCTCCCTGTCAAATGCAAGGTAGTGCCAAATCAGGATTATCTTCTTTGCATCAGGATACATTTTTTTTATCCCATATGCATAAATTGCAAGCTGCCTGTCAGCATCAACATCCTCCTGTGTTGGAAGGGAGCTTGAGGTTTTGTAATCGTGAATCTCATAAATGCCTTCGCCAGCCATTGAAAGGCGGTCAATCCTTATGTGAATGTGGTATTCCTCTGTGTCATCCAGGTTTATGTGCTCTTTTGTCTCAAGCCCAATTGTCCTTGACTGGTCGAAAGGGCTGTATTTCTCATAATAATCTGAAATGAACTTTTCGCCCATTTTTTTGTAGTTTTCCTGGTTGTATTCAGTCCGCACAATCACAATTGCGTCATTCCAGTTCTTCTTCCAGTTCTCATTGAAGAAATCAAGGAGCTCATTTAGGGCATCAATCTTCTGGAATTTAAGGTCAATGTAAAGCTTTTCAAGAGTTTCGTGCACAAGCGAGCCAAGAAAGGCTTCCACGCTCGCTTCAATTTCTGTCTCAACCTCGTCTATGTAATGCAGCTTGAATTTAAGCGGGCACTGCTTAAATGTCTCTAATCTTGAAT
This genomic interval carries:
- a CDS encoding PD-(D/E)XK nuclease family protein codes for the protein MEKEFEKMKLYSYSRLETFKQCPLKFKLHYIDEVETEIEASVEAFLGSLVHETLEKLYIDLKFQKIDALNELLDFFNENWKKNWNDAIVIVRTEYNQENYKKMGEKFISDYYEKYSPFDQSRTIGLETKEHINLDDTEEYHIHIRIDRLSMAGEGIYEIHDYKTSSSLPTQEDVDADRQLAIYAYGIKKMYPDAKKIILIWHYLAFDRELRSERNEEQLENLRKEVLELIKDAEACTEFPPKMSALCSWCEFRPMCPNFKHLYSIEKKPAEEYLDDDGVKLVNKYSEVSEKIKELTDESENLKERLREFAERNNVNMIYGSGVRAFVKNYPRLSFPKKEDSNREEFVNTIKAIGLWEKIAIPDVYELAKMMNGNGMHPEIKAILEKYAEKGFTTYVRLNRSGSYY